The Pogoniulus pusillus isolate bPogPus1 chromosome 24, bPogPus1.pri, whole genome shotgun sequence DNA segment CTGCCGTCTGAGAGCGGGCTGGAGCCCGACACGCTGCCATCGCCTTCCTCCAGCGCACGCAGCTCCGCCTGAGGGGACACCAGGGACATGCACTTAGGGACCTGGTGCATGAGGGATGGTGGTGCTTGAGGACGTGTCGGCTGTGTCCCCACGAAGGGCCAGGGacagacctgctggaaagcagctccacagagaaggatctagtagtgcccttgtggccaacaaGGCCAATGGTCTCTTGGAGTGGGGCATGAagaagactgtggccagcaggtcaagggaggttctcctccacctctatgCTGCCCtaaggagcccacagctggagtcctgggtccagttctgggctccccagttcaagtgaGACAGCAAAGAGTTCAgcggagggcctggagcagctctgtgaggagcaaaggctgagagccctggggctgctgagcctgcaggagagcagccccagagggcatctgctcagtgctcagcaacagctaaaggagctgtggggggcaagaggctggggccaggctcttgtgagtggtgcccagggccaggccaaggggcagagggcacaaagtggagtgcaggaggttgcgtgtgaagctgaggagaagcttgtttggtgtgagggtgttggaggcctgaagcaggctgcccagagaggctgcagtctCCTTGTTTGGAGAGACTTCAACCCCTCCCCGGGACAtcgtgatcctgggcagcctgctatgagtgaccctgctttagcagaggtgctggtctggatgatctcgagaggtcccttccaacccccaccagtcTGTGAAGCTGATCAGTACCCAGACCTATAGGTAGTCCATCACAGCATTCCCATCCCAAAGGAGGCAAGACAGAGACGAAAACCACTGCTCCCAGTTTAACTCCTTGGTTGCACCCACAGTCTTCTTTTGACAAGAACATTCCCCTTACCTTCTTTCTCTCAAGCACCATCTCCAGTTCAAGGGtatcctgctcctcctcttcctcagcactCTCCCCAGACTGTaccacactgcacagctcctcctgcactgtGTCTTCCAGGGGATCCTTGCTGGGCTCTGGCtcttctggagcagctgctgttgtCTCTTCCCCTTTCACCTCCTCTTCTGGGGATGGTTCGACCTCCTCTTTGCAGATCACCTTTCTCCTCCAgcgctcctcttcctcctttacctgctcaggcaggagaggtgccaggagggctgcagccacCCCTTTCTGCGGGCACAGCACGGGCTGCGGGGACAGCACGGGCTGCGGGCACAGCACGGGCTGCGGGGACAGCACGGGCTGCGGGCACAGCACGGGCTGCGGGCACAGCACGGGCTGCGGGCACAGCACGGGCTGCGGGGACAGCACGGGCTGCGGGGACAGCATGGGCTGCGGGGACAGCATGGGCTGCGGGGACAGCATGGGCTGAGAGCACAGCATGGGCTGCGGGGACAGCATGGGCTGCGGGGACAGCATAGGCTGAGAGCACAGCATGGGCTGCGGGGACAGCATGGGCTGCGGGGACAGCATGGGCTGCGGGGACAGCATGGGCTGCGGGGACAGCATAGGCTGAGGGCACAGCATAGGCTGCGGGCACAGCATGGGCTGAGAGCACAGCATGGTCTGCGGGGACAGCATAGGCTGAGAGCACAGCATAGGCTGCGGGGACAGCATGGGCTGAGAGCACAGCATAGGCTGCGGGGACAGCATAGGCTGAGAGCACAGCATAGGCTGCGGGGACAGCATGGGCTGAGAGCACAGCATAGGCTGCGGGCACAGCATGGGCTAAGAGCACATCATGGGCTGCGGGGACAGCATAGGCTGAGAGCACATCATGGGCTGCGGGCACAGCATGGGCTAAGAGCACATCATGGGCTGCGGGGACAGCATAGGCTGAGAGCACAGCATGGGCTGCGGGCACAGCATGGGCTGCGGGGACAGCATAGGCTGCGGGCACAGCATGGGCTAAGAGCACATCATGGGCTGCGGGGACAGCAtaggctgtgggcacagcatgggctgcagggacagcatggTGACAGGAGCGCAGGTACCACCGTGGCAGTGGGACCTGAGGTGACAAGGAGACTTGAGGTGGCGTCATGGTGGCAGGACCTGGGGCTGGGTGCGGGCCAGAGTGGATGCCAAGGAGGAGGCTGATGGGCACAACACAAGGACACTGCTGTCAccccacagagccctggcaccacCTTTAATCGCGGGCACAGGCGCAGCAGCGTAAGGCCCTGGGTCGCGCTGCCCCGCCCGGGGCGGTGAGGCGGGGCCGTGACCCGTGCCAgcgggcagcagcctcctgcccccgctgctgcccaggcagccccGCTTGTGCCTCCGGTGCCGCGTCCCGTGCGGAGCCAGCGGTGACACGGCGGTGGCAGGCGCTCGCCCGTGGCTGAGGGTGCGAAACGGTGCCTGTGCctccagctggctgagacttCGCCCTGGCAGTGTGGCGGCCGCGTCCTGCgccagctgtgctgggaagggTGGCACTGGAGgtgcttctgggctcctctctcGCAGTGCTGCCTCTTCTCAGGGCACTCTGCAGAGCGGGCTGCTGGCGGGGCCTGGGGGGCCCCGGcctggcctgaggagtgacaggagaagggttAGAGCCTCTTGGCTCCCTGTCGGGGCAGCGGTGGGGACAAGTGTCCCCTGAGGGCTGTGCCCTGGGTGTGCCACGCCATGTGCCCAGGCTCGCTGGGATGCTGGCACGGTTGCCGTGGCCGCTGTTCGCCCGGCGCAGGGCGTTCCTCGCTCTCCGGCTCTTCAGGGGCTTCCTCCTCTGCCGCTTCGCCTGTGCCGGGTGACAAAGCGCAGCTGGGACACCTGCCCCCCACGGCGTTGCGCTGGAGCTCGCCGCCCGAGAGCCGCGGAAGCCAGGAGCTCACCGCCTGCGCCGGGCCGCGGGGGGCGGCCGGGGGCCCCTCGGACACGGAGCTGTCCGAGCCGCTGGTGCTGCGCGGAGGGGAAAGCGcagaatcgcagaatcagtcagggctggaagggactacaaggatcttCAAGtgccaccccccctgccatgcccagggacacctcacactagctcaggctgctcagactcacatccagcctggccttaaccacctccagggatgaggcttccaccacctccctgggcaaaccatcccaagggtctcaccaccctcatgctgaagagcttcttgctaacatccagtctgactctacccatttctagttttgctccattccccccagtcctgtcattgcctgacagcctaaaaaaatctctccccagctcttttgtagcccccttaagatactgaaaggtcacaataagatcaccctggagccttctcctctccagaccaaacagcccccaactccctcagtccctcttcacagcagagcagctccagccctctgatcatccccgagacccttctctggacaccttccaacacatcCTTTTCCCTCTTGTAGCAGGTgctccacaactggacacagcactccaggtggggtctcaccagtgtggagtagaggagggatcacctccctcgacctgcttgccatactgcttttgatgcagcccggGATCTGGAAATGATCACCTACAGCCCTCACCACTACCGGGGCCTTAGTGGGACAGGGTGACCTGGACCTACCTAGACTCAAGCTCAGAAGTGGGGACATCACTCCAGCCACCATTAGATCCTGGCTCCCGGCCCATccgctgctgcagcagcctgtccaCCTCAGACAagcactgctggagctgtgggatGGAGCCATTGTCACCACAGCCCCTGCGTGGCACTGGCAGCATGAGGCATGATAGGTACCAGCCCACCTTGGCAGGATCAGGGTCACAGAAGTCAAGCAGCGTGTCACAGAGATGGTAGCCCAGAGACTTGAGGTCCTCCACCGTGAAGTGTGAGCTCCTTCCACCTGGAGGGAACACggaacagcaaaacaaacagcCAGTTCCCATCCTGGGGAGCACCCAGCACTGttacaggaccacagaatgggctgggttagaaaggaccctcgagatcatccagttccaaaccccctgccatgggcagggacaccaccacTCGCCCAGGTTGtccaaggccccatccaacctgaccttgaacacctccaaggaagaggcatccacaacctcccggACAACCTATGCCAGACTCCAGTTCCTGTCACCCCCCATCCCGTGGTGGCCTCTCACCCATAGTGGAGCCGCTGAAAGCCACCTCCATGGTGTAGCTGTTGGTGACCCCCAGGCGCCACATCACcaccctgcctgtccctgctttgctcttctgCACCTTGAACttgcagctggggaaggagaactGGGGCCGGGCGTGGGGTGAGGACGGTGAGAGGATCGCGCCTCTCCTCCAGCCCGGTGAGGACGGCGCTGCGGCGTAGCGGGCAGCAGCGCGGCAGCCGCATTTGCCTGTGTCGCCACCAGGTGGCGCCACTAAGCTCAGGGCTCAGCGTCCTACCTTGTCGGGGGCGTTCTTGCTCAGCATCCAGGGGAAGATGCGTTGGCACAGCCGcgtcctgccgccgccgccgtcaGAGCCGTACATGAAGACGTTGTTCTTCCGGCTGTGCCCGTGGAAGTCACAGTACAGCACCACCTCCCGCTCCGCCAGCACCCTGTGCCCGGCAGGATCCGTGCACCAGTGCCGTGATAGCACTGGCGGCATCTTACGAGCGCTTTGTGCCCGCACCTGACCTCTATACCATGCCGACCCATGCCAGTGGCAATGCTTTCTGCCTCAGGgctcctgcttgcccactagcATCCAAAACCAGGTTCCTACGGGTGTCCACCCAACCCTTGCATGCTCCCAGGGTAAGGAAGTGgatgctgctgccacccacctTGGCTACCAACCTCTGCCCAGCCATGCCGATGGCAGTGTTTCCCCTCACAAGGGTCCTGCTTTCCCACCAGCACCCAAACACTGGTCCCTAAAGGTGTCCCCTCCAAATCTTTGGGTGCTCCAAGGGTGGGGAAAATGGGTCCCACTGGCACCCATTTCACTGCCAACCAATGGAAGTCACAATACAGCACTCAGCACCCATCAGGatccatccctcagcaccatgatGAGACTGGCACCGCCCCATTAGCTCCTTGTGCCCCCACCTCACCTCTCAATCATGTCCCGCAGGTGCCAGACGCCAGGGAAAGAGGCACGGAGAGCTGTCCCATAAGCCCTGTTGGGATCGCTGCCCGCCAAGGAGCAGCGGGAGTTGCCCACCACCACCCCATCAGGGTTGAGCATTGGCACCACCTTGAAGACAAAGAGTTGCCGCAGGAGCCGGGCATCAGGGTGGGTGCTGAGGAGGAAATCAAGGAAGCCCTGCATGGCCCAAGAGCTGCCACTCTCGCCAGGGTGCACGCGGGCGCTCAGTACCACTGCCCGCTTGGCAGCCGACATGGCTGTGGTGCCAGCGGCAGGGTGGGCGATGGTCAGCAGGTAGATGGGGTTACCGGCCAGGCTGCGGCACAGCACCTGCACCGCACAGTACCGCGAGCGAGCCGGGTCAGCCACCAGCGCCCGCAGGTAGCGCTGGAGGTCTGAGTAGGTGTAAGGGTAGGAGTGGGCAAAGAAGCAGGTGTCACCATCGTGGGGGAAGCGTGACGACCAGGacaggcagaagctggcaggTTCCTTGCTGTTGTCACCCCGTTGGTAGCAGATGTTGTCCCCGACGCGGCGCCAGCCAATACCACGGGTCTGGGCATCACGCTGGGAGTAGAGCAGCGGGCGCAGGCCCTTGCCATAGAGGCTCTTGGGCTTGGCCATGTTGACGATGGTGAAGTGATAGAGGGGGTCCCGGCGTGTGTTTTGGACACGGAAGTAGAACCACTGTGTGTGTTTGGTGGTGTAAAGGTCTGGCCGCAGACGCAGCAGGTACTTGTAGGGTCCCCTGCCGGGGGAGCATGGGTCCACACTCTGGCTCCTGGTCTTGCCACTGTCACCTTTTGTCCCTCCCTCAAGCCCCTTGCTTACACCTTGATGGCTTCCTGGAGGTTGCCACTCTCAAAGCGAGACTCAAAGAGTAGTGTCGAATCCTCGGGACCTTCCAAGGGGGCTGCAGGTGAGGAGAGAGGGCCCAGGGACCCCCCGACGCGAGCACCAGTGAAGCAGGAGCCTCGGGGTGCTGAGGGAAGCGTGGCAGTTAACAATGGGGGTGTgtggggatgctgagggggcacccacgggtgctgcctgctccccactACCTGGGCTGAGGTGGTAGACAACAGTGCCCTGCTCCTCACTGaaggcagctggggccaggTCGGGACCGGCAGgctggcagaagggctctggttCAGCGGGCACCCATGCTGGAGGTGGTAAAGATAGGTGCTGAGGGGGGTCTGGCacaagggcaaggaaggggtATGGGGGCAGAGAGGTCCCTTACCCATGTGCTCTATGGTCTCCTTGATGACTTCACACTCCACAGGCCAgcgaggggcaggcagggagccccacgctgaggagcagccaaagagagcctgcagctcccaacTGCAtcgtgctgagggaactgagatgCCATAGCTGGGGGCtgtgagaggagcaggaggggctggggtgTCCTAGCAGAAAGGGTTGGGATGGGAGCACTCCTaaccccaccccctcccacctCAACATGCCAGCACCAACCCCAGTGCCAGGGTGCTGCAGGGTGTcactcacagctcagctcctgcctgggaTTCCTCAGGCAGCTGGTGTGGGCACTGCCTGTTCTGGATACCTTGGTGGGGT contains these protein-coding regions:
- the LOC135186358 gene encoding LOW QUALITY PROTEIN: cytosolic carboxypeptidase 2-like (The sequence of the model RefSeq protein was modified relative to this genomic sequence to represent the inferred CDS: deleted 1 base in 1 codon) — protein: MDLSSCPPDRVREVTQRGVGTGFVPEPYDSFMHSHLCYYGYFRGEPCPWGLAPCMCPPSCSGCSHALFKARRTPCPSGTPLSTTPPSWELQALFGCSSAWGSLPAPRWPVECEVIKETIEHMAWVPAEPEPFCQPAGPDLAPAAFSEEQGTVVYHLSPAPRGSCFTGARVGGSLGPLSSPAAPLEGPEDSTLLFESRFESGNLQEAIKVGPYKYLLRLRPDLYTTKHTQWFYFRVQNTRRDPLYHFTIVNMAKPKSLYGKGLRPLLYSQRDAQTRGIGWRRVGDNICYQRGDNSKEPASFCLSWSSRFPHDGDTCFFAHSYPYTYSDLQRYLRALVADPARSRYCAVQVLCRSLAGNPIYLLTIAHPAAGTTAMSAAKRAVVLSARVHPGESGSSWAMQGFLDFLLSTHPDARLLRQLFVFKVVPMLNPDGVVVGNSRCSLAGSDPNRAYGTALRASFPGVWHLRDMIERVLAEREVVLYCDFHGHSRKNNVFMYGSDGGGGRTRLCQRIFPWMLSKNAPDKFSFPSCKFKVQKSKAGTGRVVMWRLGVTNSYTMEVAFSGSTMGGRSSHFTVEDLKSLGYHLCDTLLDFCDPDPAKLQQCLSEVDRLLQQRMGREPGSNGGWSDVPTSELESSTSGSDSSVSEGPPAAPRGPAQAAKRQRRKPLKSRRARNALRRANSGHGNRASIPASLGTWRGTPRAQPSGDTCPHRCPDREPRGSNPSPVTPQARPGPPRPRQQPALQSALRRGSTAREEPRSTSSATLPSTAGAGRGRHTARAKSQPAGGTGTVSHPQPRASACHRRVTAGSARDAAPEAQAGLPGQQRGQEAAARWHGSRPRLTAPGGAARPRALRCCACARD